From one bacterium genomic stretch:
- the gspE gene encoding type II secretion system ATPase GspE encodes MNLTQEIPIVNILSLEIPQEVIKKLPAKFVNRYRLIPIKMDNNTLTIATADPLEIHILDDIGLLLGCKIEVVFSSQDEIDQALQKYYGTGAQTVEDIISGIKEKKISDQDKETTADLESLAHEAPVIKLVNLIIMEAIKKRASDIHIECFEDEMVVRYRIDGVLYDTSPPPKWLYPAIISRIKLMAEMNIAERRLPQDGRIQLKVGGKQIDIRVATLPTLYGESLVLRILEKESILLELEDLGFEETILEQFKKLIHRPNGIILVTGPTGSGKTTTLYATLNRINSTEKKIITIEDPVEYQIKRINQLQVKPKINFGFAQGLRSMLRQDPDIMMVGEIRDLETAEVAVQAALTGHLVFSTLHTNDAASAITRLHDMGVEDFLISSSVIGILAQRLVRLICPECREEYLPAPELVKEFHSKTLLKGRGCEKCNYSGFKGRIGIFELLVINDELQELILQKTNAHKIKELAIKSGMKTMQEDGFQKVQRGVTTVEEVLRVVQEE; translated from the coding sequence AATAGTAAATATTTTAAGCCTTGAGATTCCTCAAGAAGTAATTAAAAAATTACCGGCAAAATTTGTCAATAGGTATCGATTAATCCCGATTAAAATGGATAATAACACCTTGACTATTGCTACCGCAGACCCATTAGAAATTCATATCCTTGATGATATTGGACTTTTATTAGGATGTAAAATAGAAGTGGTGTTTAGTTCACAAGATGAGATAGACCAGGCATTACAAAAATATTATGGAACAGGTGCACAGACCGTTGAAGATATTATCTCCGGGATTAAAGAGAAGAAAATTAGCGACCAGGATAAAGAAACAACTGCTGATTTAGAGAGTTTGGCTCATGAGGCACCGGTGATTAAATTAGTCAACTTAATCATCATGGAGGCAATTAAAAAAAGAGCAAGTGATATTCATATTGAATGTTTTGAAGATGAAATGGTGGTGAGATATAGAATAGATGGTGTGTTGTATGATACCTCTCCTCCACCTAAATGGCTTTACCCGGCTATTATCTCAAGAATCAAACTTATGGCTGAGATGAACATTGCGGAACGAAGATTACCACAAGACGGTCGAATACAACTTAAGGTTGGTGGCAAACAAATTGATATTCGTGTCGCAACATTACCTACACTCTATGGCGAAAGTTTAGTTCTTAGAATCCTTGAAAAAGAAAGTATTTTATTGGAATTAGAAGACTTAGGATTTGAGGAAACAATACTTGAACAATTTAAAAAATTAATCCATAGACCAAATGGAATTATTTTAGTTACAGGTCCTACTGGTTCAGGTAAAACCACAACCCTGTATGCGACATTAAACCGCATTAATTCAACTGAGAAAAAAATTATTACCATCGAAGACCCAGTTGAGTATCAAATAAAGCGAATAAATCAATTGCAGGTAAAACCTAAAATAAACTTTGGTTTTGCTCAAGGATTGCGGTCAATGTTAAGGCAAGACCCGGATATTATGATGGTTGGTGAGATAAGGGATTTAGAGACGGCTGAGGTAGCTGTTCAGGCGGCTTTGACGGGACATTTAGTTTTCTCAACATTACATACCAATGATGCCGCAAGTGCTATTACCCGGCTCCATGATATGGGAGTGGAGGATTTTCTGATTTCCTCATCGGTAATTGGAATATTAGCCCAGCGGCTTGTTCGACTTATTTGCCCGGAGTGCAGGGAAGAATATCTCCCTGCTCCAGAATTAGTCAAAGAGTTTCATTCAAAAACACTTCTTAAAGGCCGTGGTTGTGAAAAGTGCAATTATTCTGGCTTTAAAGGAAGAATAGGTATATTTGAATTACTGGTGATAAATGATGAATTACAAGAATTAATACTCCAAAAGACTAATGCTCATAAAATAAAAGAACTTGCTATTAAATCAGGAATGAAAACTATGCAAGAAGATGGTTTTCAAAAGGTGCAAAGAGGAGTAACTACCGTAGAGGAGGTTCTCAGAGTCGTTCAAGAGGAATAA